A single genomic interval of Homo sapiens chromosome 7, GRCh38.p14 Primary Assembly harbors:
- the SOSTDC1 gene encoding sclerostin domain-containing protein 1 precursor yields the protein MLPPAIHFYLLPLACILMKSCLAFKNDATEILYSHVVKPVPAHPSSNSTLNQARNGGRHFSNTGLDRNTRVQVGCRELRSTKYISDGQCTSISPLKELVCAGECLPLPVLPNWIGGGYGTKYWSRRSSQEWRCVNDKTRTQRIQLQCQDGSTRTYKITVVTACKCKRYTRQHNESSHNFESMSPAKPVQHHRERKRASKSSKHSMS from the exons ATGCTTCCTCCTGCCATTCATTTCTATCTCCTTCCCCTTGCATGCATCCTAATGAAAAGctgtttggcttttaaaaatgatgCCACAGAAATCCTTTATTCACATGTGGTTAAACCTGTTCCAGCACACCCCAGCAGCAACAGCACGTTGAATCAAGCCAGAAATGGAGGCAGGCATTTCAGTAACACTGGACTGGATCGGAACA CTCGGGTTCAAGTGGGTTGCCGGGAACTGCGTTCCACCAAATACATCTCTGATGGCCAGTGCACCAGCATCAGCCCTCTGAAGGAGCTGGTGTGTGCTGGCGAGTGCTTGCCCCTGCCAGTGCTCCCTAACTGGATTGGAGGAGGCTATGGAACAAAGTACTGGAGCAGGAGGAGCTCCCAGGAGTGGCGGTGTGTCAATGACAAAACCCGTACCCAGAGAATCCAGCTGCAGTGCCAAGATGGCAGCACACGCACCTACAAAATCACAGTAGTCACTGCCTGCAAGTGCAAGAGGTACACCCGGCAGCACAACGAGTCCAGTCACAACTTTGAGAGCATGTCACCTGCCAAGCCAGTCCAGCATCACAGAGAGCGGAAAAGAGCCAGCAAATCCAGCAAGCACAGCATGAGTTAG